From a region of the Corythoichthys intestinalis isolate RoL2023-P3 chromosome 7, ASM3026506v1, whole genome shotgun sequence genome:
- the sgcb gene encoding beta-sarcoglycan translates to MASEQESANGPMKKSMREKSIERRVANKEHNSNFKAGYVPIEEERLHKTGLRGRKGNMAVCVIVLLFLLALINLIITLVIWTVIRIGPNGCDSMEFHESGLLRFKQKADMGVVHPLHKSTVGGRKDQDLLIVGNNNPVVFQQGTSKLSVEKDKTTVVSDLGISFTDPRTQTTFFSTDYDNHEFHLPKGVKVLSVKKASTERITSNAASDLNIRGDSKAIVRGNEGVNIMGRTVEFKMGGDIELRAENSIVLNGSVMFNATRIPNSAGDVYFDEGVERYKLCMCADGTLFRVQVKYPNMGCQTSDNPCRNTFQGQ, encoded by the exons ATGGCGTCTGAGCAG GAGAGCGCCAATGGGCCAATGAAGAAGTCCATGCGTGAGAAGTCAATCGAGAGACGCGTAGCCAACAAGGAGCACAACAGCAACTTCAAGGCAGGCTACGTCCCTATCGAGGAGGAGCGTCTGCACAAGACGGGCCTCCGCGGGCGTAAGGGCAACATGGCCGTCTGCGTCATCGTGCTGCTCTTCCTCCTCGCGTTGATTAACCTCATT ATCACTCTGGTCATATGGACGGTGATCCGCATCGGGCCGAACGGGTGTGACAGCATGGAGTTCCATGAATCAGGTCTGCTTCGTTTCAAGCAGAAAGCGGACATGGGTGTGGTCCACCCGCTGCATAAGAGTACCGTCGGGGGCCGCAAGGACCAGGACCTGCTCATCGTAGGGAACAACAACCCG GTGGTATTCCAGCAGGGCACCTCCAAGCTTAGCGTGGAAAAGGACAAGACAACAGTGGTCAGCGATCTCGGGATATCCTTCACGGACCCCCGCACTCAGACCACCTTCTTCAGCACTGACTACGACAACCACGAGTTCCACCTGCCCAAAGGCGTCAAGGTGCTCAGTGTCAAGAAGGCCTCCACGGAAAGG ATCACCAGTAACGCTGCATCAGACCTGAACATCCGCGGGGACAGCAAAGCCATCGTTCGCGGAAACGAAGGCGTCAACATCATGGGTCGCACCGTCGAGTTTAAAATGGGCGGCGACATCGAGCTCAGAGCC GAGAACAGCATCGTGCTGAACGGCTCGGTCATGTTTAACGCAACGCGCATCCCCAATTCGGCGGGCGATGTGTACTTCGATGAGGGCGTGGAGCGCTACAAGCTGTGCATGTGTGCTGACGGGACTCTGTTCCGAGTGCAGGTGAAATATCCTAACATGGGCTGCCAGACCTCAGACAACCCATGCCGGAACACCTTCCAAGGACAGTAA
- the spata18 gene encoding mitochondria-eating protein, whose translation MADVLKSLVTQSCFSVLQDRLDRWQREYHVISCDENMNRCCEMIEFTAQIQGQLFAVLNAVAAEGNHTEGVSTLKTRLLPWLGACFSSSTTACKDGGYRFPVTSPTKNLSERDRKMTESNTGDLSDLQWMESQLCSTRLQLDLVKAELDDAHRDLNKTKNQTANTLMATEDELLQLKEDLRAAHLQNELYKSKLESYNDFERQMSRLKGEVSYLSSQRLGRSSMERSQSGVCGASTRSQFTASSRLLRVVSRFHELYNVERKEAQLQLQGYLNDLETVQRIIFIAVVESFKAAKLAYRLFKLRARKTLASCHLGPESLEDTVMDYIVRNQDLYDVQNSVDEVLSTMNLNPRIASIPKVNFAVASPLIREACKLAFTMQTLDPPIDLAFASNGELYISNKYRRSPDSDASAQLVLYHVWPALMQGGTVRAKGEVVTKKGAVWTRSPFSFVRSRSLSPARNLSFNDETNICPDPLSTSCL comes from the exons ATGGCGGATGTTTTGAAGTCGCTGGTGACTCAAAGTTGTTTCAGCGTTTTACAGGACAGACTGGACAGATGGCAAAGAGAGTATCAT GTCATCTCCTGTGACGAGAACATGAATCGGTGCTGTGAGATGATAGAATTTACAGCCCAAATCCAAGGACAACTTTTTGCTGTCCTTAACGCTGTAGCTGCTGAAG GTAATCACACGGAGGGAGTGTCCACTCTCAAAACACGCCTGCTTCCATGGCTGGGGGCTTGTttttcctcatctaccactgcCTGTAAAGACGGCGGTTATCGGTTCCCGGTGACATCCCCTACTAAA AATTTGTCAGAGAGAGATCGTAAGATGACAGAGTCAAACACTGGCGACCTGAGCGACTTGCAATGGATGGAATCACAGCTGTGCTCCACTCGACTGCAGCTGGACCTGGTCAAAGCTGA GCTGGATGATGCTCACAGGGATCTGAACAAGACCAAGAACCAAACAGCCAACACTTTGATGGCCACCGAGGATGAACTACTACAACTAAAAGAAga tctGAGAGCAGCTCACTTACAAAATGAGCTCTACAAGTCCAAACTGGAATCTTATAACGATTTCGAGCGTCAGATGTCCAGGTTGAAGGGCGAAGTGTCGTATCTGAGCTCACAGAG GCTGGGCAGGAGCAGTATGGAGAGGTCTCAATCAGGTGTCTGTGGCGCCTCCACGCGTTCACAGTTTACCGCTTCCTCCCGCTTGCTGCGTGTGGTGTCTCGCTTCCATGAACTGTACAATGTGGAGCGCAAAGAGGCACAGTTGCAACTTCAGGGCTACTTGAACGACTTGGAGACAGTCCAGAGAATCATATTCATCGCCGTGGTG GAGTCCTTTAAGGCAGCGAAACTGGCTTACCGCCTTTTCAAGCTGCGTGCTCGCAAGACTCTCGCCTCTTGTCACTTGGGGCCTGAAAGTCTGGAAGACACCGTGATGGACTACATCGTCCGAAACCAGGACCTGTACGATGTGCAAAACAGTGTCGAC gaagtaCTCAGCACCATGAACCTTAACCCTCGCATTGCCTCCATCCCAAAAGTCAATTTTGCTGTGGCCTCTCCCTTGATTAGGGAGGCGTGCAAGCTGGCCTTCACCATGCAGACGTTGGACCCGcccattgatttggccttcgcgAGCAATGGGGAACTTTACATCAGCAACAA ATACCGTCGCAGCCCCGACTCAGACGCCTCGGCCCAGCTAGTATTGTACCACGTATGGCCCGCTCTGATGCAGGGCGGTACTGTCCGCGCTAAGGGCGAAGTCGTGACCAAGAAAGGGGCCGTG TGGACCAGAAGTCCATTCAGCTTCGTACGCTCCCGCTCTTTGAGTCCAGCTCGCAATCTC TCATTTAATGATGAGACAAACATATGTCCGGACCCCCTGTCCACCAGCTGCTTATGA